From Candidatus Eisenbacteria bacterium, one genomic window encodes:
- a CDS encoding ATP-binding cassette domain-containing protein produces MIVFNHVSKQYPGSGREWALQDVHFQIPAGEIVCFLGHSGAGKSTILRLITMEERPSEGWVSVGDASSETVRPSEIPALRRQMGVVYQDFRLLPDKTIWENVAYALRMTGCLNGRVIQKLVTRVLEKVGILHKKHAYPHQLSGGEQQRAALGRALIHEPAIILADEPTGNLDREMGREIMGLLKDINQRGTTVIVATHDEALARGCAHRLVFLKDGMKEREETLVTRPAVFSL; encoded by the coding sequence ATGATCGTATTTAACCATGTCTCAAAGCAATATCCAGGCTCTGGAAGAGAATGGGCTTTGCAAGACGTTCATTTTCAAATCCCCGCCGGCGAGATTGTCTGTTTCTTGGGTCACAGCGGCGCAGGGAAGTCGACGATCCTCAGATTGATCACCATGGAGGAACGGCCCAGCGAAGGATGGGTTTCCGTCGGCGATGCCTCAAGTGAGACGGTGAGGCCCTCAGAGATCCCCGCACTGCGGCGCCAGATGGGGGTTGTCTATCAGGATTTCCGGCTTTTGCCCGACAAGACGATTTGGGAAAATGTCGCCTATGCTCTGAGGATGACCGGCTGCCTCAATGGTCGTGTTATACAAAAGCTTGTAACCCGGGTGCTGGAAAAGGTGGGGATCCTTCATAAAAAACATGCTTATCCGCATCAATTATCCGGAGGTGAACAACAACGGGCCGCATTGGGGCGGGCGCTGATCCACGAACCGGCCATTATCCTCGCCGACGAGCCGACCGGGAATCTCGACAGGGAGATGGGGCGCGAGATCATGGGGCTTCTCAAGGACATCAATCAGCGAGGCACCACGGTCATTGTGGCGACGCATGATGAGGCGCTGGCCCGCGGCTGCGCCCACCGGTTGGTTTTTCTCAAGGATGGGATGAAAGAGAGGGAGGAAACTCTTGTTACGCGCCCTGCTGTTTTTTCTCTCTGA
- a CDS encoding permease-like cell division protein FtsX → MLRALLFFLSEALESMRRHPAATMAALVSMTSVLFVLSLLLVITYNVRVLTEELESRKGIVVFLESDRPEGRRKELVDIFKGFGEVESVRWIPREEALKEVEEELGGLDVDEILGSNPLPDAIVIQCLPDSRDAVTLSSLSTEIAAYEGVEDVLYGEEWVESLDRSLMTMRRVTLLVGCLCAVAVVLVLGATLRLTLVHRQGTLAIMRIIGATFGYIRGPFIVAGIVQVTLAGAISLILLRLVVSLGHRFLPGVSYLPTGWIVMLLAGAAVLGLAGSYFALEPVLRGMESGSRKKMWAGAAILIGCLAFGGLAGAQSSGTIATHEEDLIQLKAQIQTNRARILSLRSRQENLNEMIERLDTDLRLSRSYLEKLNQQEERLRADLDHRTIELDGTRERLILVRERLAGGVQDYYKRRRIDLAELLLSSETFPQLYARAHYLSWSIHQYRKDLLDLAEEESALMESAQELRDQQARLQRLQREKKAESSGLEARSKETLQEKAQVESELKDHLQVLKDLETREARTTQLLRELESQRRAAAGAGNGLESMKGRLPWPVEGDVQTGFGSHVHPRFKTRVVNRGVDIKAPAGRIFKAVAPGLVVYAEWLTGYGNCVILDHGRGYYTLYAHAQSILVQKNQSVAQGVPLGEVGETDSVRGAGLHFEIRQGAEALNPDLWLSKAR, encoded by the coding sequence TTGTTACGCGCCCTGCTGTTTTTTCTCTCTGAAGCTCTTGAATCGATGCGGCGCCACCCTGCCGCGACCATGGCAGCGCTGGTGTCGATGACATCAGTGCTCTTTGTGCTGAGTCTATTGCTCGTCATCACCTATAACGTCCGCGTTCTCACCGAGGAGTTGGAAAGCCGCAAGGGCATTGTCGTCTTTCTCGAGTCGGACCGGCCCGAGGGCCGCCGCAAGGAACTGGTCGATATTTTTAAGGGGTTCGGCGAGGTCGAATCAGTCCGATGGATTCCCCGGGAAGAGGCGCTGAAAGAGGTTGAAGAGGAGTTGGGCGGGCTCGATGTGGATGAGATCCTCGGGAGCAATCCGCTTCCCGACGCCATTGTTATACAATGTCTGCCCGATTCAAGGGACGCCGTAACCCTCTCATCGCTCTCCACTGAAATCGCCGCCTATGAGGGCGTGGAGGATGTGCTCTACGGCGAAGAGTGGGTTGAGTCGCTGGATCGCAGTCTCATGACGATGCGGCGCGTCACACTGCTCGTCGGATGTCTCTGCGCGGTGGCCGTGGTTCTGGTTCTCGGCGCGACGCTCCGGCTCACCCTCGTTCACAGGCAAGGCACCCTGGCCATCATGAGGATTATCGGCGCGACGTTCGGTTATATCAGGGGCCCCTTTATTGTGGCCGGTATTGTTCAAGTGACCCTCGCCGGCGCCATATCGTTGATCCTGCTGCGTCTGGTCGTGTCACTGGGGCACCGGTTTCTGCCGGGGGTATCGTATCTCCCCACCGGTTGGATCGTGATGTTGCTGGCCGGCGCGGCGGTTCTAGGGCTAGCCGGGTCGTACTTCGCTCTGGAACCGGTTCTGCGCGGCATGGAAAGCGGATCCCGCAAAAAGATGTGGGCCGGCGCCGCCATCCTCATCGGGTGTCTGGCGTTCGGCGGGTTGGCGGGCGCTCAGTCCAGCGGAACGATTGCGACGCATGAGGAAGACCTCATCCAGCTCAAAGCGCAGATCCAAACAAACCGGGCGCGAATCTTATCGCTGCGATCGCGCCAGGAAAACCTGAATGAGATGATCGAACGGCTCGACACCGATCTTCGTTTGTCACGCTCCTATCTTGAGAAATTGAACCAGCAGGAGGAGCGCCTGCGGGCCGACCTCGATCACAGGACCATTGAACTGGATGGAACGCGGGAACGGCTCATCCTTGTCCGGGAAAGACTCGCCGGAGGAGTACAGGACTATTACAAAAGGAGAAGGATTGATCTGGCGGAATTGTTATTGTCATCCGAGACATTCCCGCAGCTTTATGCGCGCGCACATTATTTGAGCTGGTCGATACACCAATACCGGAAGGATCTGCTGGATCTGGCCGAAGAAGAATCGGCGCTAATGGAATCGGCACAGGAACTCAGGGATCAGCAGGCCCGCCTGCAGAGGCTGCAACGCGAAAAGAAGGCTGAATCCAGCGGTCTGGAGGCTCGCTCCAAGGAAACATTGCAGGAGAAGGCGCAAGTTGAATCGGAGCTGAAAGATCACTTGCAGGTGTTGAAAGATCTGGAAACCCGGGAAGCCCGGACGACCCAGCTCCTGCGGGAACTGGAGTCTCAGCGGCGGGCGGCGGCGGGAGCCGGCAACGGCCTGGAGTCGATGAAAGGCCGGCTGCCCTGGCCGGTCGAGGGGGATGTACAGACCGGTTTCGGCAGCCATGTTCATCCGCGCTTCAAGACCCGGGTCGTGAATCGGGGAGTGGATATCAAGGCGCCCGCGGGACGGATCTTCAAAGCGGTCGCGCCCGGGCTCGTGGTCTATGCTGAGTGGCTGACCGGCTATGGCAATTGTGTCATCTTGGACCACGGCAGGGGATATTATACACTCTACGCCCACGCCCAGTCGATCCTTGTACAAAAAAATCAATCCGTGGCGCAGGGCGTTCCTCTTGGTGAAGTTGGAGAGACCGACTCCGTACGCGGAGCGGGGCTCCATTTTGAGATTCGGCAGGGGGCCGAAGCGCTGAATCCCGACTTATGGCTCTCAAAGGCAAGGTGA